From a region of the Primulina eburnea isolate SZY01 chromosome 7, ASM2296580v1, whole genome shotgun sequence genome:
- the LOC140837478 gene encoding uncharacterized protein yields the protein MIKWTVELGEYDIDYKPRVAIKAQALSDFLSEMIQPSEEEVWRVFVDGASSLAGCGVGVVMISPPGEKIKLAIRIDSRITNNEAEYEAVLAGIRAAREVGASRIIIYSDSQLVTQQIKGVYEAKDDRMLKYLQLIKTRAEGFADWSIEQIPREENDEADILAKMAASLSEVSTREVLHVSRLIISTDKERTPDPESSWMTPLIRFIEKGALPEDRSQAQKIKRQAPRFVLLNTILYKRSFQGPLLKCLPEKEDFGGQLLTEMPPGWFKPAKDVNIMQTSSIAQLLL from the exons ATGATTAAATGGACGGTGGAATTAGGGGAGTATGATATCGATTACAAGCCACGGGTGGCTATCAAGGCACAAGCTTTATCAGatttcttatctgagatgatcCAGCCCAGTGAAGAGGAAGTGTGGAGAGTATTTGTAGATGGGGCATCTAGCCTTGCAGGGTGTGGAGTAGGAGTCGTAATGATATCTCCTCCGGGAGAAAAAATCAAATTGGCAATAAGGATTGATTCCCGAATAACTAACAACGAGGCCGAGTACGAGGCCGTGCTAGCTGGAATTCGAGCTGCTCGGGAAGTCGGGGCTTCCCGGATAATTATATATTCTGATTCACAACTCGTCACTCAGCAGATAAAGGGTGTATATGAAGCTAAAGATGATAGGATGCTGAAATATCTACAGCTTATCAAAACTCGAGCAGAAGGCTTTGCGGATTGGAGTATCGAGCAAATACCCCGAGAAGAAAACGACGAGGCAGATATTCTGGCAAAAATGGCAGCATCCCTAAGTGAAGTAAGCACCCGGGAAGTATTGCACGTCTCCCGCTTGATCATCTCAACGGACAAAGAAAGAACACCCGATCCAGAAAGCTCCTGGATGACGCCCTTAATAAGATTTATTGAAAAGGGTGCACTACCCGAGGACAGAAGTCAAGCTCAGAAGATTAAGAGACAAGCTCCCAGGTTTGTTCTCTTAAACACAATCTTATATAAGAGATCATTCCAGGGACCCCTTTTAAAATGCTTACCTGAAAAAGAG GATTTTGGTGGCCAACTCTTAACCGAGATGCCACCCGGGTGGTTCAAGCCTGCGAAGGATGTCAACATCATGCAAACTTCAAGCATAGCCCAGCTACTTTTATGA